One window of Burkholderia thailandensis E264 genomic DNA carries:
- the gcl gene encoding glyoxylate carboligase, whose product MARMRAVDAAVLVLEREGVQTAFGVPGAAINPLYSALRRSGAIGHVLARHVEGASHMAEGYTRAAPGNIGVCIGTSGPAGTDMITGLYSASADSIPILAITGQAPRARLYKEDFQAVDIESIAKPVTKWAVTVREPALVPRVFQQAFHLMRSGRPGPVLIDLPIDVQLAEIEFDIATYEPLPVYKPRATRAQIEAALAMLNDAERPLIVSGGGVINAAAEHLLVEFAQTLGVPVIPTLMSWGAIPDDHPLMAGMVGLQTSHRYGNATLLASDFVLGIGNRWANRHTGSVDVYTKGRKFVHVDIEPTQIGRVFGPDLGIVSDAKAALELFVEIAREWKAAGKLKDRGAWVADCQQRKRTLQRKTHFDDVPVKPQRVYEEMNKAFGRDTCYVSTIGLSQIAAAQFLHVFKARNWINCGQAGPLGWTIPAALGVRAADPQRPIVALSGDYDFQFMIEELAVGAQFKLPYVHIVVNNSYLGLIRQAQRAFDMDYCVQLAFDNINAPEVNGYGVDHVAVAEGLGCKALRVFKPEEIAPALERAQRMTAEFSVPVVVEVILERVTNISMGAEIDAINEFEDLADRAEHAPTAISLLD is encoded by the coding sequence ATGGCCAGGATGAGAGCCGTCGACGCAGCCGTGCTCGTACTCGAGAGGGAAGGCGTGCAGACCGCGTTCGGCGTGCCGGGCGCCGCGATCAACCCGCTGTATTCGGCGCTGCGTCGCTCGGGCGCGATCGGGCACGTGCTCGCGCGGCACGTCGAAGGCGCGTCGCACATGGCGGAAGGCTACACGCGGGCCGCGCCCGGCAACATCGGCGTGTGCATCGGCACGTCGGGCCCCGCCGGCACCGACATGATCACGGGCCTGTACTCCGCGTCGGCCGACTCGATCCCGATCCTCGCGATCACCGGCCAGGCGCCGCGCGCGCGGCTCTACAAGGAAGACTTCCAGGCGGTCGACATCGAATCGATCGCGAAGCCCGTCACGAAATGGGCGGTCACGGTGCGCGAGCCGGCGCTCGTGCCGCGCGTGTTCCAGCAGGCGTTCCACCTGATGCGATCGGGCCGCCCGGGCCCCGTGCTGATCGATCTGCCGATCGACGTGCAACTCGCCGAGATCGAATTCGATATCGCGACCTACGAGCCGCTGCCCGTCTACAAGCCGCGCGCGACGCGCGCACAGATCGAGGCCGCGCTCGCGATGTTGAACGACGCCGAGCGCCCGCTCATCGTGTCGGGCGGCGGCGTGATCAACGCGGCGGCCGAGCATCTGCTCGTCGAATTCGCGCAGACACTCGGCGTGCCGGTAATCCCGACGCTGATGTCGTGGGGCGCGATTCCCGACGATCACCCGCTGATGGCCGGCATGGTCGGGCTGCAGACGTCGCACCGCTACGGCAACGCAACGCTCCTCGCATCCGATTTCGTGCTCGGCATCGGCAACCGCTGGGCGAACCGCCACACCGGCAGCGTCGACGTCTACACGAAGGGCCGCAAGTTCGTTCACGTCGACATCGAACCGACGCAGATCGGCCGCGTGTTCGGCCCCGATCTCGGGATCGTGTCGGATGCGAAGGCGGCGCTCGAGCTGTTTGTCGAGATCGCGCGCGAATGGAAGGCCGCGGGCAAGCTGAAGGACCGCGGCGCGTGGGTCGCCGATTGCCAGCAGCGCAAGCGCACGCTGCAGCGCAAGACGCATTTCGACGACGTGCCCGTCAAGCCGCAGCGCGTATACGAAGAGATGAACAAGGCGTTCGGCCGCGATACATGCTACGTGAGCACGATCGGGCTGTCGCAGATCGCGGCCGCGCAGTTCCTGCACGTGTTCAAGGCGCGCAACTGGATCAACTGCGGCCAGGCGGGCCCGCTCGGCTGGACGATTCCCGCCGCGCTCGGCGTGCGCGCGGCCGATCCTCAGCGCCCGATCGTCGCGCTGTCGGGCGACTACGACTTCCAGTTCATGATCGAGGAGCTCGCCGTCGGCGCGCAGTTCAAGCTGCCGTACGTGCACATCGTCGTCAACAACTCGTACCTCGGCCTGATCCGTCAGGCGCAGCGCGCGTTCGACATGGACTACTGCGTGCAGCTCGCGTTCGACAACATCAACGCGCCCGAGGTGAACGGCTATGGCGTCGATCATGTCGCCGTCGCCGAAGGGCTCGGCTGCAAGGCGCTGCGCGTGTTCAAGCCCGAGGAGATCGCGCCCGCGCTCGAGCGCGCCCAACGGATGACGGCCGAGTTCAGCGTGCCCGTCGTCGTCGAGGTGATTCTCGAGCGCGTGACGAACATCTCGATGGGCGCCGAGATCGACGCGATCAACGAGTTCGAGGATCTCGCGGACCGCGCCGAGCATGCGCCGACCGCGATCTCGCTGCTCGACTGA
- a CDS encoding LysR family transcriptional regulator has product MDRFKQIETFVRVADAGSLAAAALEEGVSPVVLGRRIDALEKRLGVKLMYRSTRRLVVSEDGAAFLERCRGLLTEWAQAENEVVAGRRAVGGHLIVSAPAAFGRKHVAPLAPAFIADKPDLQMSFNLTDRVVDLVREGYDLSIRIGGAVDPNFVAVKLASNRRVVCGTPEYFRRHGRPKTLDDLAGHNCLAFNLQGGQNRGWYFRRSGKLVTMRVSGTLDCNDGELLHRWVSEGLGLGWRSTWEIAQQLARGELETVLDEYALPDYDILAVYPQQRYVPARVRYFIDYLRDVYARPGYWEGAE; this is encoded by the coding sequence ATGGACCGATTCAAGCAGATCGAAACCTTCGTGCGGGTGGCCGACGCGGGCAGCCTCGCGGCGGCCGCGCTCGAGGAGGGCGTGTCGCCCGTCGTGCTCGGGCGGCGGATCGACGCGCTCGAGAAGCGCCTCGGCGTGAAGCTGATGTACCGGTCGACGCGCCGGCTCGTCGTGAGCGAGGACGGCGCCGCGTTCCTCGAGCGCTGTCGCGGGCTCCTCACCGAGTGGGCGCAGGCCGAGAACGAGGTTGTCGCGGGGCGCCGCGCGGTGGGCGGGCATCTGATCGTGTCGGCGCCCGCCGCGTTCGGCCGCAAGCACGTCGCGCCGCTCGCGCCCGCGTTCATCGCCGACAAGCCCGACCTGCAGATGTCGTTCAACCTGACCGACCGCGTCGTCGATCTCGTGCGCGAGGGCTACGATCTGTCGATCCGGATCGGCGGCGCGGTCGATCCGAACTTCGTCGCGGTGAAGCTCGCGTCGAACCGGCGCGTCGTGTGCGGCACGCCCGAGTATTTTCGCCGGCACGGCCGGCCGAAGACGCTCGACGATCTCGCGGGCCACAACTGTCTCGCGTTCAATCTGCAGGGCGGCCAGAACCGCGGCTGGTACTTCCGGCGCAGCGGCAAGCTCGTGACGATGCGCGTGTCGGGCACGCTCGACTGCAACGACGGCGAGCTCCTGCACCGCTGGGTGTCGGAGGGGCTCGGGCTCGGCTGGCGCTCGACGTGGGAGATCGCGCAGCAGCTCGCGCGCGGCGAGCTCGAGACGGTGCTCGACGAGTACGCGCTGCCCGACTACGACATCCTCGCCGTCTATCCGCAGCAGCGCTACGTGCCGGCGCGCGTGCGCTACTTCATCGATTACTTGCGCGACGTCTATGCGCGGCCGGGGTATTGGGAAGGCGCCGAGTGA